The Streptomyces sp. NBC_01439 genome contains the following window.
GATCGCCGAGCAAATGGGAGCACGGCTGGCTTCGACGGCGCAGTCCGTCAACATCAAGGAACGGCTGGACTTCTCCTGCGCGCTGTTCGACCCCGACGGCAACCTGGTCGCCAACGCACCCCACATCCCGGTGCACCTGGGCTCCATGGGCACCGCCGTCAGGGAGGTCGTCCGTCGCCGGTCCGGGACGATGCGGCCCGGCGAGGCCTACGCGGTCAACGATCCGTACCACGGTGGCACCCACCTGCCCGACATCACCGTGGTGACCCCGGTCTTCGACGAGCGGGGCGAAGTGCCCGGTGCGGAGATCCTGTTCTTCGTCGCCTCACGGGGCCACCACGCCGAGATCGGCGGCCTGACGCCGGGGTCCATGCCAGCCGACAGCCGGGAGATCGACGAGGAGGGCGTCCTCTTCGACAACTGGCTGCTCGTCGAAGGCGGCAGGCTGCGGGAGGCCGAGACCCTCGCGCTCCTGGCCCGGGCGAGGTACCCGTCGCGCGCCCCGGCGACCAACCTCGCGGACCTGCGGGCCCAGATCGCCGCCAATCGCAAGGGCGTCGAGGAAGTCGGCAAGATGATCGACCACTTCGGGCTGGACGTGGTGCGGGCGTACATGCGTCATGTCCAGGACAACGCGGAGGAGGCCGTCCGCAGAGCGGTCGTGACCCTCACCGACGGCGAATGCCACTACGAGATGGACTCCGGGGCGGTCATCTCCGTACGGGTGACCGTGGACCGGCAGGAACGGTCGGCGACGATCGACTTCACCGGTACATCGCCCCAGTTGAGCACCAACTTCAATGCGCCCACATCCGTGGTGAACGCGGCCGTGCTGTACGTCTTCCGCACCCTGCTCGCCGAGGACATCCCGCTCAACGACGGCTGCCTCAGGCCCTTGCGGATGATCGTCCCGCCCGGGTCCATGCTCGCGCCGGTCTATCCCGCTGCCGTAGTGGCCGGGAACGTCGAGACGTCCCAGGCGATCACCGGGGCCCTCTACGCCGCCTTGGGCTCGCAGGCCGAGGGGAGCGGCACCATGAACAACGTGACCTTCGGCAACGACCGGCACCAGTACTACGAAACCGTTGCCTCCGGCTCCGGCGCCGGACCGGGATTCGACGGCGCGTCAGCCGTGCAGACCCACATGACCAACTCCCGCCTCACCGACCCCGAAATCCTTGAACTGCGCCTCCCCGTCCTCGTGCAGGAATTCTCCGTTCGTACCGGCAGTGGCGGCGCGGGACGCCAGCGGGGCGGCGACGGCACCGTACGCAAGATCCGCTTCCGCGAACCCATGACGGTCAGCATCCTGTCCGGCCACCGCCGGATCCCGCCGTACGGCATGGCCGGCGGTGACCCCGGCGCGCTGGGCACCAACCATGTGGAGGGGGCCGATGGCACCACCACGCCCATGGCCGGGTGCGACTCCGTCGCCGTGCAGCCCGGCGACCTGCTGGTCATCGAGACACCGGGCGGAGGCGGCTACGGCAAACCCTCCTGAACCACCCGGTTCTCCTGCCGTAGGCGGGGTCCTCATCGGCACAGAACCTCATGCCGGTGAGGCGCCTCACCGGCCGCCTGCCACCCGTGTGGCCGCGGCGCATCGCCGGGGAGAAGCTTGACATGAGGGACCGAGTGAGGGAGCGCTGTGAGTGGTCTGGTGATCGTGGGAGTGGATGGCTCGCCATCGAGTCTGGCCGCCGTGGAGACGGCGGCCCGGGAGGCCCGACGGCGTGGGGCGGGTTTGCGGGTGGTGCACGCCTTCCACTGGCCGGTCATGCCAGTGCCGTTGGGGCCCGTACCGCAGGACCCGGCAGAGCGCGAGTTCCGGGTCATGGTCGAGAAGCTGGTCGCCGAGGCGGTGGAGCGTGCCAGGGCGGTGGCGCCCGAGGTGGACGTCACCCATGCCGTGGTGACGGGGGAGCCGTTGACCGTGCTGGAGGCGCAGTCGCGTGGCGCAGAGCTGGTGGTCGTCGGATCCCGGGGCATGGGAGGCTTCGTCGGGCTGCTGGTGGGCTCCACGACGGTGAGGATCGCAGCTCACGGCCAGTGTCCGGTACTTGTGGTGCGGGAGCAGCCGGATCCTGCGGGGCCGATCGTGCTGGGAGTGGACGGCTCCCGGGCCGGGGCGGCGGCGGTCGATTTCGCCTTTGCGGAGGCCGCGCTGCGCGGTGTCGGGATCCTCGCCCTGCACGCCTGGACCCCGTGGAACGCGCCAGTACCTCCACCGCAGGATCCTACCGAGCCGTATGCGAGCCGACCGGGCATGCTTGCCCAGGCCGAGGAGGCCGTGCTGGCCGAGGCACTCGCGGGCCGCCGGGAGAGGTACCCGGAGGTATCGGTCGAGCACCGTGTGACGCGCGGCGGCACCCGTGAGGCTCTGATCGAGGCAAGCAGCACCGCACAGCTCCTGGTCGTCGGCGCTCGGGGGCGCGGTGGCTTCGTGGGCCTGCTGCTGGGATCGGTGAGCCAAGCCATGTTGCACCACGCACATTGCCCGGTCGCAGTGGTGCGGCGGCCCGGCGAGCGCCGCTGACCGCCGACTCGGCCGCTGCCGCGAAAGCCGCACGACCGTCACCAGGGCCTTCTTCGATCTCGCCGACACGATCACCACCGTTCGCAGGGTGATCCGCCGGGCCTGGGCCGCCCACCGCTGGGAGAGGATCTCCAGTTGAACCGGAGCGATTCCGTCGACCACCGCTCCGTCCTGCCTGGGCGGGCGCCGGTCAGCCGGCGTCCAAGGGCTGCTGGGGTACCACGATCAGGTGCGGCTCTTCCGTGGCCAGCGCGGCTTTCACCGTCGCCGTCAGCCCGGCGAGGGTGTCGATCCGGGTGGTAGGAATCCCGTATGCCGAGGCGATGCCGGTGACGTCGATGCCGGGGATCTCGAGGCCGGGTACGCCTGGCGCCCGCATGACCTGAGTGAATTTCTTGAGTGCCCCGTACTCGCCGTTGCGGGCGACGACGAACACCACCGGGACCCGGTACCGCGCTGCCGTCCACAGCGCACTGACCGTGTAGTGCAGGGCCCCGTCACCGAGCATGGCCAGCACGCGGCGCGACGGATCGCCCAGTTGCAGGCCGATGGCTGCCGGCAGGCCCCAGCCGAGGCCCCCGGACGCCGGAAAGTACAAACTTCCCGGTCGTGAGATGTCGAAGCGGTCCCAGGTGGTGTCGACCGATGTCCATTCGTGGGCGAGAACGGTGCTCTCGTCCTTCGCTGCGTCGAGGGCGTCGACGATCGCCTCCGCGCTGAATGCCGGTCCGGCTTCGCCCAGGCGGCTGGTTCGTTCGAGTGGTGGTGGCGGCGGCCGGTGGCGGGCGGGCACGGTGTCGGCGAGCCGGGCCAGGGCGTCGGAGGGGTTGCCGACCAGGATCCGGCCGAACGGGGCCCGGGCTGCTTCATCGGGATCCGAGGTCACGGCCCAGAACTCGGTGCCCGGAGGCAGGTAGTCGCCTTCCTCGAATTCGTGATAGCGGAAGATCGCCGCTCCGAACGCCACCACGAGATCGTGTCCGTCGAAGCGATGTGCGACCCCGGGGATGTCCGACGGCAGGACCCCTCGAAAGCCGGGGTGCCGGGTGGGAAACGGACAGCGGGACGGGCTCGGCGCCACGAACACCGGAAGGGCGAGCCGGTCGGCGAGCCGGGACGCCCCGTCCCATCCGGTGGCGTCGTCGATGCCGGGCCCGACGACCATGACCGGGTTGGCCGCGTCGGTGAGCCGGTGGCGCAGGAGGTCGAGGGTCGCTTCGGAGACGACCGGGTCACCCTGTACGGCGCGGGCCTTGAGGTGCTTCAGCGCGCCGGGATCCGCCTGGTGGTCCCAGTCGTCCAGGGGCAGCGAGATGTAGACCGGGCCGGCGGGGGCGGATCCTGCCAGCAGGATGCCCTGCGAGAGCGCCTGGGGCACGTCCTCGGGGCGCAGCGGTTCGCTGCTCCATTTCACCAGCGGGTCGGCCAGTGCCGTGGCGTCGACGTTGGTGAGCAGCGCATTCAGGGCGGTGTAGCGTCGGGCCTGCTGTCCGGAGGTGACGACCACGGGCACATGGCCGGATTGGGTGTTGGTCAGGTTCCCCATCGCGTTGCCGGTGCCGGCCGCGGCGTGCAGGTTGACCAATGAGGGTCGGCCGGTCGCCAGGGCGTAGCCGTCCGCCATCCCGAGAGCCGCGCCCTCGTGGAGTGCGAGGATGTAGCGGAAGTCCTCGGGGAAGTCACGCAGCAGCGGCAGCTCGTTCGAGCCGGGATTGCCGAAGATGGTGGTGATGCCGTGACTCCGGAGCACCTCGAAGAACGCGTCGCGTACGTTCACGCCACTTTCCTCTCCCACAGTACGGAGCACGGTGCGCGGTCGGCACGATCAGCGACCTGTGGTGGAACTGTCGGCGTCATCGACGGCGTCTCCTCTCGCCCACAGCGCTCGCATGTCCCGCAGCACCCAGGTAAGTGCCTCGTTGGGGATCAGGTAGCCGCCGATGCCGCTGCTGTGCAACATGTCGTAGATCCGTCCGGACACGTCGGCCAGTCGGGCGGCCGGGTCGACGCCCGGCTCGGGGGGAGCCGGGATCACCGCGGTGATGGTGTCCGCCCGTTGCTCGATGACCTCGATGCGGTACGCGCCGTCGACGACGGAGCCGAAGTAGGCGGCGAGCGCCGCCTTGGGGTCGGCCAGCAGCGCTGCCCTCATCGCCGGGTCGGTGCTGAGCAGCCGGTAGTGCTCGGTGAAACGATCGGCACCGCTCATCGGCCGTCCTCGCCGCCATGATTCCGGTACTGCTCTCGCATCTCCAGCAGCGCCGTCTTTGCGTCCTGCGGCAGGATCCAGACGAACTGGTCGCCGCTGCGCCACAAGTCCATCTGGTTCACGACGTTCTCGCCGCCGTTCTCTTCGGAGGGCACGGGCGGGATGACGAGGTACAGCGTGTCCGGACGCTGGAGTCTCACGTCGAACCGCATGGCGGGCGGTACGTCGATGCCGAGCCGGGTCAACGCCGCGCCGGGGTCCTCGGCCAGTGCGGGATCGCTCCAGGCGAGCATGGTCAGGGTTTGCTCAAGGTCGAGGCCGGCCGGACCGCCGGATCCGGCATTCGCATCGGGTGCATCTCTCACGTGCTCACGCCCGCTTCCGGGGTGTGCCGGTCGGGCTGCCCGGAGACGGACAGCACGAGCCTCGACGACGAATGGACGGTGTTCCGGCTGCTCGTGCCGACGGGCGCGTGGCGGAACCCCATGATGGCGGGGGTGCTGTGGTCCTGGTCGTCGCTGGTGACCACGAGCCGGATGCGATGCCCGGTGGCGAACCTTCGGGCGTTGGTGACAAGTGGGATCCGATAAGTGGTGACCAGACCCGGGACGACGCTCTCGGGTTCGCGACAGGGGAGTTGGGGCGGCCCGGCCGAGTCGGCGTCAGGATCGATCCGGCGCAGGCCGGCCCGCAGCCATCCGGCGGTGACGTCGACGGCGGTGTCGTCGGGCGCCACGTCCTGGAGAGTGACGATCCATGCGGTATCGGTGGCGGTGGCGCTGGCATGGAGCTCGGCCTCGATGTCGCCGGCGACGTCGAGCGCCTCGGTCAGCGGTTCGCTGGTCCACGCCAGTTGGGTGGGAGGGTCGGCGTCGCTCGGCCGTGATCGTCCGAGTCCCTGGCCGAGCACCATGAGCGACCGCTCTCCCGGGGCCCCCTGGTCGTCACCGAGCGCGCCATCGGCCCGGAGGCTCCATTCGAGTTGCCTACTGCCCTGCGGGGGCCACACGTCGCTCGTGCGCCACTCGTCGGCGCCGGGCATCCAGTACCGGATCGCGGGGCCGTCAAGGATGCCGGTGTCCTGATGCTTCAACCAGTGGTCGAACCAGGCGAGCGCCTCTACATGGAGGCTCTCCCACGGCCACGTCAGCCCGAACTCGCCGAGCATCGCGACCCGGACGACTGGAGCGTTGGTCAGCGCCCGCAAGGCGGGGAACGTGGAGGGGAGGTGAAGTGGAACGTTCTGCCAATCACAGCCGAGATAGGTGGGGACCTCGACGCGGTCGAGCAGCGGCAGGAGGTTCCGTTCGTCCCACCACTCGTCACGCAGCGGGTGCTCGACCGCCATTGCGCGCCACAGGTCGTCCCACGGGTGTGGATCGTGGTGGAGCTTGAGCGCAGCATGGAGGAGAGCGATCGACGACTCGCCGTTCATGGTGGCGAACTTCCGGTGAAGTGGCGCCGTACGCAGAACGTCCCGGACCGCGTCGACCAGCGGGCCGCGCCAGAACCGATCGCTGCGGGCCGAAGTGAGCCCCACCATGGCGAGAAAGGGCGTCACGAAGCCGGAGCTGAACAGCCCGTGGTGCATCGCCGCTTCGTACAGGTCGGTGGTGACAGCCACGGGGAAGATCGCCCGCAGGTGCGCCGGGCGCTCGACAGCTGCCTCCAGCTGCGCCATGGCGAAATAGCTGATGCCGATCATCCCGACGTTGCCGTCGCACCACGGCTGGCTCGCTGCCCACTCGACCAGGTCGTGCAGGTCACGACGTTCCTGAGCGTCGAAGAACCCGAACGTCCCCCCGGAGCCCCCCGTCCCCCGGAGGTTGGCGATCACGTGTACGTAGCCGCGCGGCACCCAGAAGTCGGATGCGCCGGCCTCGATGAAGCCCATCGGGGCGCCCAGGTCCTGGATCTGGCGCGGGTACGGTGACGCCGCGATCAGTGCGGGAAACCGGCCGTCGCCATCCGGTCGATACACATCGGCCAGCAACTCGATGCCGTCGCGCATCCCGACGGTGACGTTCCGATCACGCCGCATGCCGTGTTCCGGTTCCGACAGGTTGCGGTACTCGCGGCCCGTGGTCTGCGGACCGTTCAGATGGCGCTGACCCGGTTCGACTCCCGCGACCCTGGACACGAGCCCCCTTCCCTGTGCGGTGAGCGGTTACGTCACCAGACCGAGGCTAACAGGGCATATCGGGAAAATCCGGCTTCTCTCGAGTGTCGGCGGCGCCACCGCACGCCCCCTCTTCGCCGCCCGAACGGGACGTCTTCCGAGCGTGGATCGGGGACCTCGATCCGCGATCGGTAGGAGTGGAGTGCGATCTGCTCGAGCCGGGAGGAGACGCCGAGCCGGACGGACACGGTCTCCCCGGCGGTCACAGAGCGTCGCAGTTCCATGATCGCGAAGACCTGTGCCCGCCCGGCCACCCAGATCCCCTTCCCCACCCGTTCAAGCGGGGCCGCGCACGCCGAAGGGGTGTGGATGCGGAGGACCGCGGTCGGTGATCAGCTCGGCGACGCTGTGGTTCCGCACGGCAGGTCAGTCCCGATCGAGGCGGTGATGTGCCGCCTCACCTCGTCCGTCAGGGCGGCCAGGCGGGGCGACACGGCGGCCACCGGCGCCCGGGGGCTGTCGATCCGGCGTGCCGCCTCCGGCGCCTGTGCGAGATCCGTCTCGCACCGGGCGCGCGCCGACGCCAGGGAGGAGTGCGGACCGATCCTGCGCCCGCCCCGCATCACGGTCCGCAGCAGCGGCTCC
Protein-coding sequences here:
- a CDS encoding nitrile hydratase, whose protein sequence is MLAWSDPALAEDPGAALTRLGIDVPPAMRFDVRLQRPDTLYLVIPPVPSEENGGENVVNQMDLWRSGDQFVWILPQDAKTALLEMREQYRNHGGEDGR
- a CDS encoding universal stress protein; this encodes MSGLVIVGVDGSPSSLAAVETAAREARRRGAGLRVVHAFHWPVMPVPLGPVPQDPAEREFRVMVEKLVAEAVERARAVAPEVDVTHAVVTGEPLTVLEAQSRGAELVVVGSRGMGGFVGLLVGSTTVRIAAHGQCPVLVVREQPDPAGPIVLGVDGSRAGAAAVDFAFAEAALRGVGILALHAWTPWNAPVPPPQDPTEPYASRPGMLAQAEEAVLAEALAGRRERYPEVSVEHRVTRGGTREALIEASSTAQLLVVGARGRGGFVGLLLGSVSQAMLHHAHCPVAVVRRPGERR
- the mdlC gene encoding benzoylformate decarboxylase → MNVRDAFFEVLRSHGITTIFGNPGSNELPLLRDFPEDFRYILALHEGAALGMADGYALATGRPSLVNLHAAAGTGNAMGNLTNTQSGHVPVVVTSGQQARRYTALNALLTNVDATALADPLVKWSSEPLRPEDVPQALSQGILLAGSAPAGPVYISLPLDDWDHQADPGALKHLKARAVQGDPVVSEATLDLLRHRLTDAANPVMVVGPGIDDATGWDGASRLADRLALPVFVAPSPSRCPFPTRHPGFRGVLPSDIPGVAHRFDGHDLVVAFGAAIFRYHEFEEGDYLPPGTEFWAVTSDPDEAARAPFGRILVGNPSDALARLADTVPARHRPPPPPLERTSRLGEAGPAFSAEAIVDALDAAKDESTVLAHEWTSVDTTWDRFDISRPGSLYFPASGGLGWGLPAAIGLQLGDPSRRVLAMLGDGALHYTVSALWTAARYRVPVVFVVARNGEYGALKKFTQVMRAPGVPGLEIPGIDVTGIASAYGIPTTRIDTLAGLTATVKAALATEEPHLIVVPQQPLDAG
- a CDS encoding CocE/NonD family hydrolase: MSRVAGVEPGQRHLNGPQTTGREYRNLSEPEHGMRRDRNVTVGMRDGIELLADVYRPDGDGRFPALIAASPYPRQIQDLGAPMGFIEAGASDFWVPRGYVHVIANLRGTGGSGGTFGFFDAQERRDLHDLVEWAASQPWCDGNVGMIGISYFAMAQLEAAVERPAHLRAIFPVAVTTDLYEAAMHHGLFSSGFVTPFLAMVGLTSARSDRFWRGPLVDAVRDVLRTAPLHRKFATMNGESSIALLHAALKLHHDPHPWDDLWRAMAVEHPLRDEWWDERNLLPLLDRVEVPTYLGCDWQNVPLHLPSTFPALRALTNAPVVRVAMLGEFGLTWPWESLHVEALAWFDHWLKHQDTGILDGPAIRYWMPGADEWRTSDVWPPQGSRQLEWSLRADGALGDDQGAPGERSLMVLGQGLGRSRPSDADPPTQLAWTSEPLTEALDVAGDIEAELHASATATDTAWIVTLQDVAPDDTAVDVTAGWLRAGLRRIDPDADSAGPPQLPCREPESVVPGLVTTYRIPLVTNARRFATGHRIRLVVTSDDQDHSTPAIMGFRHAPVGTSSRNTVHSSSRLVLSVSGQPDRHTPEAGVST